Proteins from a genomic interval of Solea senegalensis isolate Sse05_10M unplaced genomic scaffold, IFAPA_SoseM_1 scf7180000017642, whole genome shotgun sequence:
- the LOC122764747 gene encoding dual specificity protein phosphatase 26-like, whose translation MAFMSRFSRSRSSSRSPNRKDSERVSPILSVSELERLLCTGKTACNHADQVWPRLYIGDQDIASDRRELAKLGITHILNCAQSKWRGGAEYYAGMNITYHGIEAHDSPTFDMSVNFYPAAEFIHKALTSGGKVLVHCTVGVSRSATLVLAYLMIRQNLTLVEAIKTVKDHRGVTPNRGFLRQLNGLDGILRESRKTSPQS comes from the exons ATGGCGTTCATGTCACGGTTCTCTCGCTCTCGGAGCAGCTCCAGGTCTCCCAACAGAAAAGACTCGGAGCGTGTCTCCCCGATCCTGAGTGTGTCCGAGCTGGAGAGGCTGCTCTGCACGGGAAAGACTGCCTGTAACCATGCCGACCAAGTGTGGCCGAGACTTTACATAGGAGACCA AGACATCGCATCAGATCGGCGTGAACTGGCCAAACTGGGCATCACACACATCCTCAACTGTGCGCAGAGTAAGTGGCGCGGCGGGGCCGAGTATTACGCTGGGATGAACATCACCTACCATGGCATCGAGGCCCATGACTCCCCCACCTTTGACATGAGTGTTAACTTCTATCCGGCAGCAGAGTTCATTCACAAAGCTCTGACGAGTGGAG GTAAGGTGCTGGTCCACTGCACTGTGGGTGTGAGCCGCTCAGCCACACTGGTGTTGGCCTACCTGATGATCCGGCAAAACCTGACCCTGGTGGAGGCCATCAAGACGGTGAAAGACCACAGAGGCGTCACCCCTAACAGAGGTTTCCTCCGCCAGCTCAACGGCCTGGACGGCATCCTGAGAGAGAGCCGCAAGACGTCGCCGCAGAGCTGA